One Onthophagus taurus isolate NC chromosome 11, IU_Otau_3.0, whole genome shotgun sequence genomic window carries:
- the LOC111427689 gene encoding putative ATP-dependent RNA helicase DHX57, with amino-acid sequence MNSEEAQIQSDFFLREIPNVKIAPPIVEYKKPNVKEELKCLQLSNESQEMIMDTLRYIHGEDFSLSNVTDYVDKGTKFMKKYHLQRGNLVIKGITHFSNANEPQNDADRFKMFAVMRLETYGFHKEHCLEAIEYFPEIEDALSALYYKYFNVNKNELEEFSEKELLELREDEKCVLESIYESDFKEKIKNEVWILSFKLDYLVSHFYPRKIIKKPVEVKKKEKCRNFIRTGQCKFGLKCRFSHEEEVREAPSLDGHLNDYSFDLEIRFPKNTKYPHEPPLIFLKTNLLMSELMNLHITKRLLEEASSLASGGMGSIYSIAELLKNEDEILSFLKTNEVKFVSPSTKLFSNQNDKVTSVKKSLYYKKGYTNKERKNFSLNQLLDDDEKIAKTFKSKNSDLKYMKMQDFRKTLPAWSMKSEIIETINNSKVVVISGETGCGKSTQVPQFLLDDWLGNFSKTKSGHREIICTQPRRISAIGVAERVAEERLEKIGNTIGYQIRLESKISNLTRLSFCTTGILLRRLEIDPLLANVSHVVVDEVHERSVESDFLLLVLKDLLKKRSDLKVILMSATLNAESFSNYFGDVPVFEIPGRTFPVEQYFLEDILDETNFLFEDNSAFMRQIDIDFTEIDAKIERSFQFQNFMPRDNVKDENLAIEQVFARYHEYSKSTCKNLFLMDHEKINLDLIEHILRWFVEGNHEHPRDGSILIFLPGINEITALYQELNVSDLFGHKNGNFLLVPLHSSLTSEEQALIFKKPKDGVRKIVISTNIAETSITIDDCIFVIDCGKMKEKHFDSNRNMESLETVWVTRANAQQRKGRAGRVKPGVSVHLFTQHRFKHHLLPQPIPEIHRIPLEQVILDIKVLQNFSERTVFQVLDNILDPPIKENIDSAIIRLKHVGALDQEDNLTPLGHHLASLPVDVKIGKLILYGAIFGCVDSALTMAAVLSSKTPFVTPFNKKNEADAKKREFSAGKSDQITALRAYKKWLSMHKKSRLSGQNFANENYMSIKTLLTIGDIKYQFLEFLVSIGFIPVDLRNRRKSGIDDVLGITGNEFNKNGDNTRLLSAILCAALYPNVCKVLTPGMSYVMSAAGAIPVQPDAKDLKFWTKTEQVFIHPSSIISKIGNFESPYLIFQEKFKTSKVFLRDCSMVPTLALVLFSGFDIEINVHNGMSFLVIEDGWITYRVEEHKIAEMVKMIRLELVSLLEEKIKDPLLNLMHHEKGSKIISVINHLIMNE; translated from the exons ATGAATTCGGAAGAAGCTCAAATTCAATCCGATTTTTTCCTTAGGGAAATACCCAATGTTAAAATAGC aCCTCCAATTGTAGAATATAAAAAACCCAACGTGAAAGAAGAGTTAAAATGTCTACAATTATCCAATGAATCGCAAGAGATGATTATGGACACTTTGAGGTATATCCATGGAGAG gatTTCTCTTTGAGTAATGTAACCGATTACGTAGATAAAGGAactaaatttatgaaaaaataccATCTGCAACGTggaaatttagtaattaaaggtataacacatttttcaaacGCAAATGAGCCACAAAACGATGCAGATAGATTCAAGATGtttgctgtaatgagattagAAACTTACGGTTTTCATAAAGAACATTGTTTAGAAGCCATAGAATATTTTCCCGAAATTGAAGACGCTTTATCCGctttatattacaaatatttcaaTGTAAACAAAAATGAATTGGAGGAATTTAGCGAAAAGGAACTCTTGGAGCTACGAGAAGATGAAAAATGCGTTTTAGAGTCAATATACGAATccgattttaaagaaaaaattaaaaacgaagtTTGGATTTTGAGTTTTAAATTAGATTATCTCGTTTCACATTTTTATCCAAgaaagataatcaaaaaaccggttgaagtaaaaaagaaagaaaaatgtcGAAATTTTATCAGAACGGGGCAATGcaaatttggtttaaaatgtcGATTTTCGCACGAAGAGGAAGTCCGAGAAGCGCCATCTTTGGACGGACATTTAAACGATTATTCATTCGATTTAGAAATAAGATTTCCCAAAAACACAAAGTATCCGCACGAACCgccgttaatttttttaaaaactaatttattaatgagcGAATTAATGAATTTACATATTACTAAAAGATTACTTGAAGAAGCTTCTAGTTTAGCTTCAGGCGGAATGGGTTCGATTTATTCCATAgctgaattattaaaaaatgaagacgaaattttaagttttcttaaaACCAACGAggttaaatttgtttctccatcaacgaaattattttcaaatcaaaATGATAAAGTTACAAGCgttaaaaaatcgttgtatTACAAAAAAGGTTACACGAATAAAgagagaaaaaattttagtttaaatcaattattagatgatgatgaaaaaattgctaaaacgtttaaatcgaaaaattccgatttaaaatatatgaaaatgcAAGATTTTCGAAAAACTCTACCCGCTTGGTCAATGAAATCCGAAATCATCGAAACGATAAATAATTCTAAAGTTGTTGTTATTAGCGGTGAAACTGGATGTGGAAAAAGCACTCAAGTACCGCAATTTCTTCTTGATGATTGGTTAGgaaacttttcaaaaacaaaaagtggtCATCGAGAAATCATTTGTACCCAACCTAGGAGAATATCCGCTATTGGAGTGGCCGAAAGAGTCGCGGAAGAACGATTAGAAAAAATTGGGAACACAATCGGTTATCAAATTCGATTAGAaagtaaaatttcaaatctcacAAGATTATCGTTTTGCACAACCGGAATTTTATTACGCCGGTTAGAAATCGATCCACTTCTAGCTAACGTTTCACACGTCGTCGTCGACGAGGTCCACGAACGAAGTGTTGAAagcgattttcttttattagtcctcaaagatttattaaaaaaaagatctgatttaaaagtaattttaatgagCGCTACATTAAACGCAGAAtcgttttcaaattatttcggCGACGTTCCAGTTTTTGAAATCCCTGGGAGAACTTTCCCGGTTGAACAGTATTTCTTAGAGGATATCCTAGATgaaacaaactttttattcGAAGATAATTCGGCGTTTATGCGACAAATCGATATTGATTTTACGGAAATTGATGCAAAAATTGAGCGatcatttcaatttcaaaattttatgccAAGGGATAATGTTAAAGATGAAAATTTGGCTATTGAACAAGTATTTGCTCGATATCATG agtATTCAAAATCAACTtgcaaaaacttatttttaatggatcacgaaaaaatcaatttggaTTTAATCGAGCATATTTTAAGATGGTTCGTTGAAGGTAACCACGAGCACCCAAGGGAtggttcaattttaatttttttacctgGAATTAACGAAATAACCGCTTTGTACCAAGAATTAAACGTCTCCGATCTTTTTGGTCATAAAAATGGAAACTTTTTGCTCGTCCCTTTACACTCAAGTTTAACCAGCGAAGAAcaagctttaatttttaa aaaacctAAAGATGGTGTTAGAAAAATAGTAATTTCAACAAACATAGCTGAAACTTCTATAACAATAGACGATTGTATTTTTGTGATCGATTGTggtaaaatgaaagaaaaacatttcgaTTCAAATAGGAATATGGAAAGTTTAGAAACCGTTTGGGTAACGCGGGCGAACGCCCAACAAAGAAAAGGTCGTGCTGGAAGAGTAAAACCCGGTGTTAGTGTACACTTATTCACCCAACACCGATTCAAACATCATTTATTACCTCAACCAATACCGGAAATTCACCGAATTCCTTTAGAACAAGTCATTTTGGATATTaaagttttacaaaatttttccgAACGAACCGTTTTCCAAGTTTTAGATAACATTTTAGATCCtccaataaaagaaaatattgattctGCGATTATTCGTTTAAAACATGTTGGAGCTTTAGATCAAGAAGATAATTTAACACCGTTAGGACATCATTTAGCTTCGTTACCTGTCGATGTAAAAATTGGAAAGTTGATTCTTTATGGTGCTATTTTCGGTTGTGTTGATTCCGCGTTGACGATGGCGGCCGTTTTAAGTTCAAAAACTCCCTTCGTTACGCcgtttaataagaaaaatgagGCCGATGCGAAAAAAAGGGAATTTTCCGCTGGGAAAAGTGATCAAATCACCGCTTTAAGAGCTTATAAAAAATGGTTATCAATGCATAAAAAGAGTCGTTTGTCAGGACAAAACTTTGCTAATGAAAATTATATGTCAATTAAAACTTTGTTAACGATCGGAGAtattaaatatcaatttttggagTTTTTGGTTAGCATTGGATTTATTCCTGTTGATTTAAGGAATAGGAGAAAGAGTGGAATTGATGATGTTTTAGGAATTACAGGAAATGAG ttcaataaaaatggtgATAATACAAGGTTATTATCAGCGATTTTATGTGCTGCTCTTTATCCAAATGTATGTAAAGTGTTAACTCCTGGGATGTCTTACGTTATGAGCGCTGCTGGAGCAATTCCGGTTCAACCAGAtgcaaaagatttaaaattttggacGAAAACCGAACAAGTTTTCATTCACCCAagttcaattatttcaaaaataggAAATTTTGAAAGCCCTTACttaatatttcaagaaaagtttaaaaccaGCAAAGTCTTTCTAAGAGATTGCAGCATGGTTCCAACTTTAGCTTTGGTTCTTTTCTCCGGTTTTGACATTGAGATAAACGTCCATAATGGAATGAGCTTTTTGGTTATTGAAGACGGTTGGATTACTTACAGAGTTGAGGAACATAAG ATTGcagaaatggttaaaatgATAAGGTTAGAATTGGTTTCGTTGCttgaggaaaaaattaaagatccCCTCTTAAATTTGATGCATCATGAGAAGGGGTCGAAGATTATATCTGTGATAAATCACTTAATCATGAATGAatga
- the LOC111427778 gene encoding G patch domain-containing protein 2 isoform X2, translated as MDHLAQDLSVALEESESCGAMILDGGRKWGIRRRTRSAGNLHLYVNKSGDNQSEDSSSSNSEVRVPERNRTKYHSDSDDMSISFAVGRAINSRSHSLRVKSSLHHLFRTTRYNKMGMSLSLESDSFNEHSPARPNLRRKRKLKRMSIDETPIPPCGKRKRPQRFEMIDNNRGFGQKIKPLHQSVVDKIEKFCQTVEINDCNQMETQYIDDNCDVASESSLSWSGGEGHEGDDELTDWAPTQDNNSSLDQSWNDDQREIRAGCRRLREERPGFSISTGANERVAKFLQDSNRSELRLFGAEHEKLGQLASLYSLDHWFDGSSSLLKKTSRTPCMQPTQRHHNGHNAAHKKIRTQDRGII; from the exons ATGGATCATTTGGCGCAAGATTTATCCGTTGCTTTAGAAGAATCTGAATCTTGCGGCGCTATGATTTTAGATGGTGGTAGAAAATGGGGCATTCGACGAAGAACTCGTTCGGCAGGAAATTTAC ACCTTTACGTTAATAAATCTGGTGACAACCAATCTGAAGACAGCTCAAGCAGCAACTCAGAGGTCAGAGTACCAGAACGTAACAGAACGAAATATCACTCCGATTCGGATGATATGTCGATAAGTTTCGCTGTTGGTCGTGCAATAAATTCGCGATCCCACTCGTTAAGGGTTAAATCATCCCTTCATCACTTATTCCGTACTACGCGTTACAACAAAATGg GGATGAGTTTAAGTCTTGAAAGTGACTCATTCAACGAACATTCACCGGCCAGACCAAATTTACGACGTAAacgtaaattaaaaaggatGAGCATCGATGAAACACCTATTCCACCGTGTGGAAAACGCAAAAGACCCCAGAGATTCGAAATGATTGATAATAATCGCGGTTTCGGACAGAAAATTAAACCTTTACATCAAAGTGTTGTggataaaatcgaaaagttTTGCCAAACTGTTGAAATAAATGATTGTAATCAAATGGAAACTCAATATATTGATGATAATTGCGATGTGGCAAGCGAAAGTAGTTTAAGTTGGAGTGGAGGAGAGGGACACGAAGGTGATGATGAATTAACTGATTGGGCACCTACACAAGATAATAATTCTAGTTTGGATCAATCTTGGAATGATGATCAGCGTGAGATTCGAGCAG GTTGTAGGAGGCTTCGTGAGGAACGTCCAGGTTTTAGCATCAGTACTGGAGCTAATGAAAGAGTGGCAAAGTTTTTGCAAGACTCCAATCGATCTGAATTAAGACTTTTTGGGGCTGAACATGAAAAGTTAGGTCAATTGGCTTCTTTATACTCTTTGGATCATTGGTTTGATGGCTCCAGTTCGTTGTTAAAAAAGACGAGCAGAACGCCTTGCATGCAACCCACTCAAAGACATCATAATGGTCATAACGCCGCTCACAAGAAAATTAGGACACAAGATAGAGGGATTATATaa
- the LOC111427778 gene encoding G patch domain-containing protein 2 isoform X1 — protein sequence MDHLAQDLSVALEESESCGAMILDGGRKWGIRRRTRSAGNLHLYVNKSGDNQSEDSSSSNSEVRVPERNRTKYHSDSDDMSISFAVGRAINSRSHSLRVKSSLHHLFRTTRYNKMGVLGMSLSLESDSFNEHSPARPNLRRKRKLKRMSIDETPIPPCGKRKRPQRFEMIDNNRGFGQKIKPLHQSVVDKIEKFCQTVEINDCNQMETQYIDDNCDVASESSLSWSGGEGHEGDDELTDWAPTQDNNSSLDQSWNDDQREIRAGCRRLREERPGFSISTGANERVAKFLQDSNRSELRLFGAEHEKLGQLASLYSLDHWFDGSSSLLKKTSRTPCMQPTQRHHNGHNAAHKKIRTQDRGII from the exons ATGGATCATTTGGCGCAAGATTTATCCGTTGCTTTAGAAGAATCTGAATCTTGCGGCGCTATGATTTTAGATGGTGGTAGAAAATGGGGCATTCGACGAAGAACTCGTTCGGCAGGAAATTTAC ACCTTTACGTTAATAAATCTGGTGACAACCAATCTGAAGACAGCTCAAGCAGCAACTCAGAGGTCAGAGTACCAGAACGTAACAGAACGAAATATCACTCCGATTCGGATGATATGTCGATAAGTTTCGCTGTTGGTCGTGCAATAAATTCGCGATCCCACTCGTTAAGGGTTAAATCATCCCTTCATCACTTATTCCGTACTACGCGTTACAACAAAATGg gcgTTTTAGGGATGAGTTTAAGTCTTGAAAGTGACTCATTCAACGAACATTCACCGGCCAGACCAAATTTACGACGTAAacgtaaattaaaaaggatGAGCATCGATGAAACACCTATTCCACCGTGTGGAAAACGCAAAAGACCCCAGAGATTCGAAATGATTGATAATAATCGCGGTTTCGGACAGAAAATTAAACCTTTACATCAAAGTGTTGTggataaaatcgaaaagttTTGCCAAACTGTTGAAATAAATGATTGTAATCAAATGGAAACTCAATATATTGATGATAATTGCGATGTGGCAAGCGAAAGTAGTTTAAGTTGGAGTGGAGGAGAGGGACACGAAGGTGATGATGAATTAACTGATTGGGCACCTACACAAGATAATAATTCTAGTTTGGATCAATCTTGGAATGATGATCAGCGTGAGATTCGAGCAG GTTGTAGGAGGCTTCGTGAGGAACGTCCAGGTTTTAGCATCAGTACTGGAGCTAATGAAAGAGTGGCAAAGTTTTTGCAAGACTCCAATCGATCTGAATTAAGACTTTTTGGGGCTGAACATGAAAAGTTAGGTCAATTGGCTTCTTTATACTCTTTGGATCATTGGTTTGATGGCTCCAGTTCGTTGTTAAAAAAGACGAGCAGAACGCCTTGCATGCAACCCACTCAAAGACATCATAATGGTCATAACGCCGCTCACAAGAAAATTAGGACACAAGATAGAGGGATTATATaa
- the LOC111427778 gene encoding uncharacterized protein isoform X4, which yields MDHLAQDLSVALEESESCGAMILDGGRKWGIRRRTRSAGNLRMSLSLESDSFNEHSPARPNLRRKRKLKRMSIDETPIPPCGKRKRPQRFEMIDNNRGFGQKIKPLHQSVVDKIEKFCQTVEINDCNQMETQYIDDNCDVASESSLSWSGGEGHEGDDELTDWAPTQDNNSSLDQSWNDDQREIRAGCRRLREERPGFSISTGANERVAKFLQDSNRSELRLFGAEHEKLGQLASLYSLDHWFDGSSSLLKKTSRTPCMQPTQRHHNGHNAAHKKIRTQDRGII from the exons ATGGATCATTTGGCGCAAGATTTATCCGTTGCTTTAGAAGAATCTGAATCTTGCGGCGCTATGATTTTAGATGGTGGTAGAAAATGGGGCATTCGACGAAGAACTCGTTCGGCAGGAAATTTAC GGATGAGTTTAAGTCTTGAAAGTGACTCATTCAACGAACATTCACCGGCCAGACCAAATTTACGACGTAAacgtaaattaaaaaggatGAGCATCGATGAAACACCTATTCCACCGTGTGGAAAACGCAAAAGACCCCAGAGATTCGAAATGATTGATAATAATCGCGGTTTCGGACAGAAAATTAAACCTTTACATCAAAGTGTTGTggataaaatcgaaaagttTTGCCAAACTGTTGAAATAAATGATTGTAATCAAATGGAAACTCAATATATTGATGATAATTGCGATGTGGCAAGCGAAAGTAGTTTAAGTTGGAGTGGAGGAGAGGGACACGAAGGTGATGATGAATTAACTGATTGGGCACCTACACAAGATAATAATTCTAGTTTGGATCAATCTTGGAATGATGATCAGCGTGAGATTCGAGCAG GTTGTAGGAGGCTTCGTGAGGAACGTCCAGGTTTTAGCATCAGTACTGGAGCTAATGAAAGAGTGGCAAAGTTTTTGCAAGACTCCAATCGATCTGAATTAAGACTTTTTGGGGCTGAACATGAAAAGTTAGGTCAATTGGCTTCTTTATACTCTTTGGATCATTGGTTTGATGGCTCCAGTTCGTTGTTAAAAAAGACGAGCAGAACGCCTTGCATGCAACCCACTCAAAGACATCATAATGGTCATAACGCCGCTCACAAGAAAATTAGGACACAAGATAGAGGGATTATATaa
- the LOC111427778 gene encoding uncharacterized protein isoform X3, with amino-acid sequence MDHLAQDLSVALEESESCGAMILDGGRKWGIRRRTRSAGNLRVLGMSLSLESDSFNEHSPARPNLRRKRKLKRMSIDETPIPPCGKRKRPQRFEMIDNNRGFGQKIKPLHQSVVDKIEKFCQTVEINDCNQMETQYIDDNCDVASESSLSWSGGEGHEGDDELTDWAPTQDNNSSLDQSWNDDQREIRAGCRRLREERPGFSISTGANERVAKFLQDSNRSELRLFGAEHEKLGQLASLYSLDHWFDGSSSLLKKTSRTPCMQPTQRHHNGHNAAHKKIRTQDRGII; translated from the exons ATGGATCATTTGGCGCAAGATTTATCCGTTGCTTTAGAAGAATCTGAATCTTGCGGCGCTATGATTTTAGATGGTGGTAGAAAATGGGGCATTCGACGAAGAACTCGTTCGGCAGGAAATTTAC gcgTTTTAGGGATGAGTTTAAGTCTTGAAAGTGACTCATTCAACGAACATTCACCGGCCAGACCAAATTTACGACGTAAacgtaaattaaaaaggatGAGCATCGATGAAACACCTATTCCACCGTGTGGAAAACGCAAAAGACCCCAGAGATTCGAAATGATTGATAATAATCGCGGTTTCGGACAGAAAATTAAACCTTTACATCAAAGTGTTGTggataaaatcgaaaagttTTGCCAAACTGTTGAAATAAATGATTGTAATCAAATGGAAACTCAATATATTGATGATAATTGCGATGTGGCAAGCGAAAGTAGTTTAAGTTGGAGTGGAGGAGAGGGACACGAAGGTGATGATGAATTAACTGATTGGGCACCTACACAAGATAATAATTCTAGTTTGGATCAATCTTGGAATGATGATCAGCGTGAGATTCGAGCAG GTTGTAGGAGGCTTCGTGAGGAACGTCCAGGTTTTAGCATCAGTACTGGAGCTAATGAAAGAGTGGCAAAGTTTTTGCAAGACTCCAATCGATCTGAATTAAGACTTTTTGGGGCTGAACATGAAAAGTTAGGTCAATTGGCTTCTTTATACTCTTTGGATCATTGGTTTGATGGCTCCAGTTCGTTGTTAAAAAAGACGAGCAGAACGCCTTGCATGCAACCCACTCAAAGACATCATAATGGTCATAACGCCGCTCACAAGAAAATTAGGACACAAGATAGAGGGATTATATaa